In Populus alba chromosome 1, ASM523922v2, whole genome shotgun sequence, a single window of DNA contains:
- the LOC118045610 gene encoding G-type lectin S-receptor-like serine/threonine-protein kinase LECRK3 produces MAFPCFRTTLNLLLFLVLTPSVFAQTPPNVTLGLYLIASDTSVPWKSPSGEFAFGFHQINNQKLFLLGIWFDTIPEKTLVWYANGDDMAPEGSKVELTLDGSFRLTSPQGREIWKPQSSVDGVAYAALLNNGNFILADNSSKSLWETFKDPRDTMLPTQILEVGGKLSSRLKESSYSKGRYLLRLQPNDGSILLNLLALPTGYEYKTYFKSNTSDAASTQNSGYQLVFDGSGHLNVLQDGRSVVNLTKGRESPAGDYFYRATLDVDGLFTLYAHLRAQTNGTWVAIWSVPDNICTYSTDDLGGGPCGYNSYCKLGANRRPICECLPGFSLSDTSNEFGGCQQNLMPNCEQGKSKPEDFYALQEVPNTFFPYSSNFEQLQSLNEDECRRLCLSDCNCVVAVIKEGSCWKKKLPLSNGRKDYNIYGKALVKVSKSAVSIDEPSRRKSNTGNKDQTTLVLAGAILLGSSALLIFLFIVAVSLFLLQPHNRRRKLTRSSSILETNLRSFTYKDLKEATDGFREQLGRGSFGTVYKGLLTSQSSRNYVAVKKLERMVQEGEKEFKTEARAIAKTHHKNLVRLLGFCDEGPNRLLVYEFMSNGTLAGFLFGISRPDWNKRIQMAFGIARALTYLHEECSTQIIHCDIKPQNILLDDTFTARISDFGLAKLLMNEQTRTHTAIRGTRGYVAPEWFRNMPITAKVDVYSYGIMLLEIICCRKSLDMESEKEEEIILADWAYDCYRGRKLDELVKADEEVKNDMKTLERLVMVSIWCIQEDPSLRPSMRTVTQMLEGIVQVSVPPCPSPFSSIC; encoded by the coding sequence ATGGCTTTTCCTTGTTTTAGGACTACCCTCAACCTCTTGCTGTTTCTTGTTCTGACACCTTCTGTGTTTGCGCAAACTCCTCCTAATGTTACTTTGGGTTTATACCTTATTGCTTCTGATACATCAGTTCCATGGAAGTCCCCTTCTGGTGAATTTGCTTTTGGATTCCACCAAATCAACAATCAAAAACTTTTCTTGCTTGGCATCTGGTTCGATACAATACCGGAGAAAACATTAGTTTGGTATGCAAACGGAGATGATATGGCACCTGAAGGATCGAAGGTCGAGCTTACTCTTGATGGTAGTTTCAGACTTACCAGTCCTCAAGGACGAGAAATATGGAAGCCTCAATCTTCAGTAGATGGAGTTGCTTATGCTGCCCTACTCAACAACGGCAACTTTATCCTCGCAGATAATAGTTCCAAGTCTTTGTGGGAAACCTTCAAGGATCCCCGTGATACCATGCTGCCAACTCAAATACTTGAAGTTGGTGGAAAGTTATCGTCCCGGCTAAAGGAAAGTAGCTACTCTAAGGGAAGGTACCTGCTTCGCTTGCAACCAAATGATGGGAGTATTTTGCTCAACCTACTTGCCTTGCCAACAGGTTATGAATATAAGACTTATTTTAAGAGCAATACTTCTGATGCTGCTTCAACACAGAATTCTGGCTATCAGTTAGTCTTTGACGGGTCAGGTCACCTCAATGTTCTCCAAGACGGCAGAAGTGTTGTTAACCTCACCAAGGGAAGAGAGTCTCCAGCCGGAGATTACTTTTACAGGGCGACGCTTGATGTTGATGGACTTTTTACTCTGTATGCTCATCTCAGGGCTCAAACAAATGGTACATGGGTTGCTATTTGGTCAGTCCCGGACAATATATGTACTTATAGTACTGATGACTTGGGTGGTGGTCCTTGTGGATATAACAGCTACTGTAAACTTGGCGCAAACCGAAGGCCTATCTGTGAATGCCTTCCTGGGTTTTCCCTCTCCGATACCAGCAACGAGTTCGGTGGCTGCCAGCAGAACTTAATGCCAAATTGTGAGCAAGGAAAATCAAAGCCAGAGGATTTCTATGCACTGCAAGAGGTGCCAAATACATTTTTTCCATATTCTTCAAACTTCGAACAATTGCAGTCACTAAATGAAGATGAGTGTAGACGATTGTGCCTCTCTGATTGTAACTGTGTTGTTGCTGTCATCAAAGAGGGGAGCTGTTGGAAGAAGAAATTGCCACTTTCAAATGGAAGGAAAGACTATAATATCTATGGGAAGGCTCTAGTTAAGGTAAGTAAATCTGCTGTTTCTATAGACGAACCCTCTCGGCGAAAGTCGAATACGGGGAACAAAGATCAAACAACTTTAGTTCTGGCAGGAGCAATTCTTCTAGGTAGCTCAGCACTACTTATTTTCCTATTTATAGTAGCAGTATCTCTGTTTCTGCTCCAACCACACAATagaagaaggaaacttaccAGATCATCTAGCATTCTGGAAACAAATCTACGCAGTTTTACGTATAAAGACCTGAAAGAAGCCACGGATGGATTTAGAGAGCAGCTTGGACGAGGTTCGTTTGGAACTGTATATAAAGGACTATTAACATCACAGAGTTCAAGAAACTATGTTGCAGTTAAGAAGTTGGAGAGGATGGTGCAAGAAGGCGAGAAGGAATTCAAAACAGAAGCAAGAGCGATAGCCAAGACTCACCACAAGAATTTGGTCAGATTGCTTGGATTCTGTGATGAAGGGCCAAACAGGCTTTTGGTCTATGAGTTTATGAGCAATGGAACCTTAGCTGGTTTCCTATTTGGAATTTCCAGACCTGACTGGAACAAACGCATTCAAATGGCTTTCGGCATTGCACGAGCGCTTACATACTTGCACGAGGAGTGTAGCACACAGATTATCCATTGCGACATCAAGCCCCAAAACATACTCCTTGACGACACATTTACAGCAAGAATCTCAGACTTTGGACTGGCAAAGCTCTTAATGAATGAACAAACACGCACACATACAGCTATTAGAGGGACCCGAGGATATGTCGCACCAGAGTGGTTCAGGAACATGCCAATTACAGCAAAAGTAGATGTTTATAGTTATGGGATCATGCTATTGGAGATCATTTGTTGCAGAAAGAGCCTTGATATGGAAAGTGAGAAAGAAGAGGAGATCATACTAGCAGACTGGGCCTATGACTGCTACAGAGGACGAAAATTAGACGAGCTGGTGAAGGCTGATGAGGAggtaaaaaatgacatgaaGACGTTGGAGAGGTTAGTGATGGTGTCAATTTGGTGCATACAAGAGGATCCTTCTCTTAGACCTTCTATGAGGACAGTCACACAAATGCTTGAAGGAATTGTTCAAGTTTCTGTCCCCCCATGTCCTTCCCCTTTCAGTTCAATCTGCTAA